One window from the genome of SAR324 cluster bacterium encodes:
- the urtD gene encoding urea ABC transporter ATP-binding protein UrtD yields MENIIDVRHGVILYMEKISVSFDGFKALNELSLYINDGELRCIIGPNGAGKTTMMDVITGKTRPDSGVIYFGQKIDLTQLSENEIVQTGIGRKFQKPTVYQEHTVFENLELSVNSNKSVWFSMFAQLTPEQKDRIDFVLETIGLKDEIHRNAGLLSHGQKQWLEIGMLLMQDPRLLLVDEPVAGMTPQEMDRTAQLLTDLAGKHSVVVVEHDMEFIRSIARNVTVLHEGSVLAEGTMEDIQNNEQVMEVYLGN; encoded by the coding sequence ATGGAAAACATCATTGATGTCCGGCATGGGGTTATCCTGTATATGGAAAAAATTTCGGTCAGTTTTGATGGTTTCAAGGCCTTGAATGAACTGAGCCTGTATATCAATGATGGTGAGTTACGCTGTATCATTGGCCCTAACGGGGCCGGCAAAACCACCATGATGGATGTGATCACCGGCAAAACCAGACCCGATAGCGGTGTCATTTATTTTGGACAGAAGATTGATCTCACTCAACTTTCCGAAAATGAAATTGTTCAGACAGGGATCGGCAGAAAATTTCAAAAACCAACGGTTTATCAGGAACACACGGTGTTCGAAAATCTGGAGTTGTCTGTCAATTCCAACAAAAGCGTTTGGTTCAGCATGTTCGCTCAACTGACTCCGGAACAAAAGGATCGGATTGATTTTGTGCTCGAAACCATTGGACTCAAAGATGAAATCCATCGGAACGCGGGCTTGCTGTCTCACGGACAAAAACAATGGCTGGAAATCGGGATGCTGTTGATGCAGGACCCCCGACTGCTATTGGTCGATGAACCAGTGGCTGGAATGACTCCGCAGGAAATGGACAGAACCGCACAACTTCTGACCGATCTTGCGGGAAAACACTCGGTGGTTGTGGTGGAACATGACATGGAATTTATCCGCTCCATCGCACGGAATGTCACAGTGCTTCATGAAGGAAGCGTGTTGGCGGAAGGCACCATGGAAGACATTCAAAACAATGAACAGGTCATGGAAGTTTATTTGGGAAATTAA
- the urtE gene encoding urea ABC transporter ATP-binding subunit UrtE, whose product MLSIQGLNQYYGESHTLWDVDLTIKSGTCLCLMGRNGVGKTTLLKAIMGLLQIKNGSIKLDEQELQDSSSDVRVKAGIGYVPQGREIFPFLTVEENLKVGLSARRDKVRTVPEKIYDLFPVLKDMANRRGGDLSGGQQQQLAIGRALATNPDLLILDEPTEGIQPNIVHDIGDIIIKLNQEEKLTVLLVEQKLPFARRVAKEFCIMEKGRIVAGDSIDALDDKLIQKHLAV is encoded by the coding sequence ATGCTATCCATACAAGGATTGAATCAGTACTATGGTGAAAGTCATACCCTGTGGGATGTGGACTTGACAATAAAATCTGGAACATGCCTCTGTCTTATGGGAAGAAACGGTGTGGGAAAAACCACGCTGTTGAAAGCCATCATGGGACTGTTGCAAATTAAAAACGGCAGTATCAAACTGGATGAACAGGAACTTCAGGACAGTTCTTCGGATGTCCGGGTAAAAGCCGGTATCGGTTATGTCCCGCAAGGACGGGAAATCTTTCCGTTTTTGACCGTTGAGGAAAACCTCAAGGTGGGCCTGAGTGCCCGGCGTGACAAGGTCCGAACTGTTCCTGAAAAAATTTATGATCTGTTTCCGGTGCTCAAGGACATGGCAAACCGCAGAGGGGGAGACCTTTCAGGCGGTCAACAACAGCAACTGGCCATTGGCCGGGCGCTGGCCACCAATCCGGATCTGCTCATTCTGGATGAACCCACTGAAGGCATTCAGCCCAACATTGTTCATGATATTGGCGACATCATCATCAAACTGAATCAGGAAGAAAAACTGACAGTTTTGCTGGTCGAACAGAAACTTCCCTTTGCCCGGAGAGTTGCCAAAGAATTCTGTATCATGGAAAAAGGCCGTATTGTCGCCGGAGACTCGATTGATGCTCTGGATGACAAATTGATTCAGAAACACCTTGCTGTCTGA